In Nitrobacteraceae bacterium AZCC 1564, the following proteins share a genomic window:
- a CDS encoding isoquinoline 1-oxidoreductase alpha subunit (product_source=KO:K07302; cath_funfam=3.30.365.10; cog=COG2080; ko=KO:K07302; pfam=PF01799; superfamily=47741,54292), with product MTKLKINGQERTWDGDPDLPLLWFLRDEIGLTGTKFGCGQALCGACTVIVDKQAVRACITSVSDVADREVTTIEGLHPTGDHPVQKAWRQLNVPQCGYCQTGQIMQAAALLLENPKPTNGQIREAMSGNICRCGAYQRIENAVHLASTGV from the coding sequence ATGACCAAACTGAAAATCAACGGCCAGGAACGGACCTGGGATGGCGATCCGGATCTTCCGCTGCTTTGGTTTCTTCGCGACGAAATCGGCCTGACTGGGACAAAATTTGGCTGCGGTCAGGCTTTGTGCGGTGCATGCACCGTCATCGTCGATAAACAGGCCGTGCGCGCCTGTATCACATCTGTTTCCGACGTTGCCGACCGTGAAGTCACGACCATCGAAGGCCTTCATCCGACTGGAGATCATCCGGTTCAGAAAGCGTGGCGGCAGTTGAATGTGCCGCAATGCGGCTATTGCCAGACCGGACAGATCATGCAGGCCGCCGCCCTGCTCCTGGAAAATCCAAAACCCACAAACGGTCAGATACGAGAGGCGATGTCCGGCAACATCTGCCGTTGCGGAGCTTATCAGCGCATTGAGAACGCGGTTCACTTGGCTTCGACGGGGGTTTGA
- a CDS encoding LysR family nitrogen assimilation transcriptional regulator (product_source=KO:K19338; cath_funfam=1.10.10.10,3.40.190.10; cog=COG0583; ko=KO:K19338; pfam=PF00126,PF03466; superfamily=46785,53850) codes for MDLRQLKYFVQIAESGNFSRAAEILRIAQPSLSQQIKSLEEELGVKVLVRHARGVTPTEKGQQLYEHARRILQEIDHAKDTIRSRTSAPSGRVSVGLPTSACRGLSLPLFREMAERCPNVTLHIVEAMTGYLDELIQAGRLDVALLYDHKAFEHVAWTEMMTEDLMLFVSKNSPMANRKSVSFKKLFDRPIVLPGRPNVLRAVIDQLAARHDIMPLIKDCDSLPAIAKMVCNSEFMAIMPHFAFVDEMARGEMVAIPIVDPVPSWTLSVVVSQRTTNARGSEAMAHVMADLIADMVDQGEWRATLRGEKISKEFSF; via the coding sequence ATGGACCTGCGACAACTGAAGTATTTCGTACAGATCGCCGAGAGCGGAAACTTTTCACGCGCGGCGGAAATACTCCGGATCGCACAACCATCACTTAGTCAGCAGATCAAAAGTCTCGAAGAGGAACTCGGCGTCAAAGTTCTCGTCCGTCATGCGAGAGGCGTGACGCCGACTGAGAAAGGTCAGCAGCTCTACGAGCATGCGCGACGGATCCTTCAGGAGATCGATCACGCCAAGGATACCATCCGCTCGCGCACCTCGGCACCATCGGGACGGGTCTCTGTCGGATTGCCGACATCGGCGTGCCGCGGATTATCCCTTCCCCTGTTTCGCGAAATGGCCGAGCGCTGTCCGAACGTAACGCTTCACATCGTCGAAGCAATGACTGGGTATCTCGACGAGCTGATCCAGGCCGGTCGTTTGGATGTGGCGCTGCTCTACGACCACAAGGCTTTCGAACATGTCGCGTGGACCGAGATGATGACAGAAGACCTGATGCTGTTCGTTTCGAAAAACAGCCCGATGGCCAATCGAAAATCCGTTTCGTTCAAAAAGCTATTCGATCGCCCGATCGTCCTGCCGGGACGCCCAAATGTTCTACGCGCAGTAATCGATCAGCTTGCTGCCCGCCATGACATCATGCCCCTAATCAAGGATTGCGACAGCCTGCCCGCCATCGCCAAAATGGTCTGCAACTCTGAGTTCATGGCGATCATGCCTCATTTCGCCTTCGTTGATGAAATGGCACGGGGCGAAATGGTCGCAATCCCTATCGTCGATCCCGTGCCCTCGTGGACGCTCTCTGTCGTTGTATCCCAGCGCACCACGAACGCGCGGGGAAGCGAGGCCATGGCACACGTGATGGCCGACCTGATTGCCGACATGGTCGATCAAGGCGAATGGCGGGCAACCTTGCGCGGCGAGAAAATCAGCAAGGAGTTTTCCTTTTAG
- a CDS encoding hypothetical protein (product_source=Hypo-rule applied; cleavage_site_network=SignalP-noTM) — MGSQKLRLAGLIPATALIVLQAVHAGAQSPIAQQRTAGQAGGGALRSASGTLTGKERLGRKWSDEQRLDNCNVPIEKRGTRLRPSECVHAPAM, encoded by the coding sequence ATGGGATCTCAGAAACTGCGGCTAGCCGGTCTGATTCCGGCGACAGCTTTGATCGTACTGCAGGCTGTACATGCTGGAGCCCAGTCGCCGATAGCCCAGCAACGGACAGCAGGCCAGGCCGGCGGGGGCGCCCTGCGGAGCGCATCAGGCACGCTCACCGGAAAGGAGCGCCTCGGCCGAAAATGGTCGGACGAGCAGCGCCTCGACAATTGCAATGTGCCGATCGAAAAAAGAGGCACGCGGCTGCGGCCGAGCGAATGCGTGCATGCTCCAGCGATGTGA